GCTGACGGGCTGCTGGCCCAGGAGCTTGTTCGAGCTGGCCGCGCCGCCGTGAAAGAGCTGTGTCCCAAAGAGCGCGCCGTGGGCATGGGCCACGTCGACACAGCGCCGCCAGCCGTCGGTGTAGCTATCGTCGGCGATTCCGACCGCATTTGCCCAGCCGCGCCCGCCCTGGGAGACAAAGACCGCCGCCCCGATCAGCGTGCCCGTCCCCCCCGCCGCCCGTCGCTCGTACCAGTCCACGATCCAGTCGGTGATGTGCCCCGACTCCGAGGCTTGGTTGAGGGTCATCGGGCCCATCACGACACGGTTGGGGAGCGCGGGAAAGTCGCCGCCAAGCGGGAGAGGGGAGAAGAGGGAGGTGTCCATGAGGGGAGTTTACCCGGTAAAATCGCCCTATGAGCCTTCCTGTGGTCCACCCAAGCGCCCGAAGAGCGCCGCGCACCCTGTTTCTGGTCTGGCACGATATCGTCCCCCGCGAGAAGCTTGTCTGGTTTGACACGACTCTTGCGGAGTTTCAGGCGCAGCTTAGGGCGCTGGAGAAGGCGAAGGTGCATCCTATCGCGCTGCCCCAAGTCGAGGCCTGGCTCACCACGGGGCAGAGCCCACCCCCGCCCAAGAGTGTCGTACTCTGCTTCGATGATAACACGCAGGGAATCTTTGACCTTGCTCTGCCTGAGCTGAAGCGCCGCGGCTGGCCCTTTGTGGTCTCGGCACACACCGCGTTTGTGGGTGTCAGGACCGGCAAGATGCACAACGACTGGGCGGCCCTCAAGGAGCTGGCACAGAGCAGCGCGACCATCGTCTCGCAGACCCACTCGCACCCCCCGGACCTGCGGACCTTTCCCGATACGAAGCTGGCCAAGGAGTTTGCGCTCTCGAAGGCCTCGATGGCAAAGCACCTAGGAACCACGCCGCGCTATGTCACGTATCCGTCGGGGAAGTGGGACGCACGGGTCGCGGCGGCGGCGCAGGCGGCGGGCTACACGCTGGGCCTCACGGAGGACTTTGGCTGGGCGGAGCGCTCCCCCCATCGCCTGGGAATCTTGCGCTACTCCACCCACCGCCGCTGGGCGGAGGCACTCCAGGCGCTTACGACAAGATAATGATCTCTATATCCGTCTTCGGCGTGCCAATAATCTGCCTAGAATGAATGACTCGGCTCTCAGGGAGCTTCCGAAACCTCGACGTAAAGAAGCGGAGGCAGTCTCGTTTGATCCGGAGACGACAGCACTCTTGGCGCGACTCGGCTCCCCGGAGTGGCAGGAGCGGGTGCAGGTTGCGGAGCTTCTGGGAGAGCGGCAGGAGCCGGCTCTGGTGCGGCACCTGGTTCAGCAGCTCGCCGCCCCGGACTTCCGGGTGCGCCGTGCGGCGGCCGAGGCACTGGGGCACATGGGGGCGTTCGCGGCCGACGAGCTTCTGGGAGCGCTTACCCACAAGAGTGACCTGGTGCGTCAGTCCGCGCTGGCTGGCCTGCGTGTGGCGGAGAAGGCGGCCTACCCGGCTCTCTTTGCGGCGGCGCGGGGCAAGCAGGTCACACGCCGCCGGGCCGCGATCGAGGCGCTGGGGGCGCTGCGTGTCTTTGGAAGTGTGGCGATCCTCAAGGAGTGTCTCCTAGACCCCGATGCAGAGTCACGCTGGCGAGCGGCGGCGGCCCTAGGCGAGCTCCGGGCGCTCCAGGCGGTTCCTGAGCTCTTGGACGTGCTCCTCGACGACGATGACCAGGTGCGCTGGGCGGCGGCGACCGCGCTGGGGCAGCTGGGGGACCGGCTTGCCGTCGAGTCGCTCTTGGGGGCGCTACAGGATAGCAGTGAGGGCGTCCGCAGCGCGGCGGCATGGGCCTTGGGCGAGATCGGGGATGCCCGCGCGATCTTCTCCCTCACCCCGCTGGCACAGGCAGGTGCCCCCGATGTCCGGCGTGCCGCGATTCTGGCCCTCGGAAAACTCAACGACCCCGTGGGGCAGGCCGTGGTCTTGGCCCTGCTCCACGATCCCAGCACCGAGCTCCGGCTGGTCGCGATCGAGGCGCTTGCCCTCATGGGAGGAAGCGAGGGCCTACGAGCGCTCCTAAACTTGCTCGGGGAGAGCGATGCGACCGTGCGCCACGCGGCTCTGGAGGCTGTGGTGGGCTTTGGTCACACGGCGGAGGCTCCCCTGAAGACCTACTTAGCCCGCTCCACGGGCTGGGCCGCGACAACCGCCCAAGAGGCACTGGATCGTCTCTGGCGGGAGCGCCGCCGGGCCGCGTGAGCCGCTAGCCCCAGTGACGAATCTGCTCTTTGACCGGCGCGACTCCCTCGGGTACGACAATCACCCCGGCGACCCCACGCTCTAGAAGCTCCTCTAGTCCCAGAAGCTGCCCAAAGACCCACTCCACGCGCACTCGAAGCGGCACTTGCTCCCAGGGGGGCGTCTCAGGGTTGGGGGCGTCGAAGTCCCCCGTGAGGCTGATGGTCTCCTCAAAGCCCGGGAGCTCCCCGGCCAGCGAGGCAAGGCGTGGGAGCTCGGCGCGCTGGTTTTCCTCTTGAAGCTCCTCGACAAGCTCGCGTAGCTCGGTGCGCAGGGTCTCCAGAGAGAGCGGGAGCTCGTCGGGGTGGAGGCACCAGCGCAGGCGCGAGCGTGCCGCCAGCCGCACAACTCCCTCGGGATCGAGACTCTCAAAGGGCAGGGCTAGGGCTAAGTCCCCTCCGCCCACCAGTGCCTGCGCTGCCCAGAGCGCCTCTTCTTCCCAAGGCCCGTCGGTGAGCAGTAGGCCGTCGGCACCCGCTGCCATCGCGGCCTCGGCCTCCGCGAGGCTCGTGGCGTGGCCCCAGACCGCGATGGCGACCCCCTCGGTGGTGAAGGCGGGGAAGTTCTGCTCATCCAGGAGGACACGCGGCTGGTGCTTTGCCTGGAGCCGGGCGACCTCAAAGGCGCTGGGCTCGACCGTCACGCGGCCCCGTTCGGGCTCCAGGAGCAGGAGCTCGCCCTCGCCCACCGCGAGCAGGGCCTCGTCCACTCCCGCGATCAGGACGACCCCTTCGGGGAGCTGTGGCGGACGTGTGGGGAGCCGCTCGGAGATCACTCCATTGAGGGCTGCGCCTTGTGGCAGGGGCAGCAAGAGGGCCGTGGCCGGGTCCTCCGCGACCAGCACCAGGCCCATCGGGACATCCTCGCGCCGTCGCCAGCGGTCCAGCTCGACCAGCAGGGTCTCATCGAGGGTGGCGCGTCCCCCTGCAAGATCGAGCCGGGCGGCACGGCCCATCGCATGGCCCGTTCCAAAGCCCTGCCCCGTTAAGGTCTTCACGGCAGGCCGTCTCCGTCGTCTTTCTCGCCCTTGATCTTCGTGCCCAGCTTGACCGGGGAGAAGTCCAGGGTCTCGGCGCCCTCTTTGAGGATGGCATCGGCGAGGTCGCCCAGGATCTGATCGCCCTTGTCACTCACCGCGACCACGTTGCCCTTGATGATCACGTGCTCCTCGGTACCGAAGTACTCCAGGCTGCTGCCGGTGATGGTCCAGTTTTTCTCTTTGTGCTTGAAGGTGATCTTGACATTGGTGTCGGTGAAGCCGTGTTTTTGCTTCCACCAGTAGCGCAGCTTGTCGCAGGTGATGGTCACGGGGCTCTTGAAGTCCTTGCGGGGGGAGTTGACCGTGGCCTTGGGGTTGTCCTGCTTGGGCCGCGCCACAATCTTGACATCGCCCGTCAGGTCGGCGTAGCGTAGCTCGTTTTTATAATAGGCGACTCCACTATTACTGTTGAGCGTGTTCTGTGTATCTTCGATTCTGAGCTTGCCGGGGGCGCTGGCAATCCTTGTTTTCTCATTGTAGAGGACTGTATCGGAGACAAATTTGACATCTTTGTGGGAGAGCTGGGCATCGCCCTTGAGGGTCCAGAGTTCTCCTTGGGGGGTCGATCTCCAGGTCATGAGCTTGCCATAGGGGTAGTAGTCCGGGTCCTGACTATTTTCGGGCTCAGGAGGAGTCGCCGGTGGAGTAATCTGTACTTGCTTGGGAGCTGTGGGAGGTGTTTTGGGCAACAGCACGGGGGCGACTCCAGCAGGTTTATTGGCCGGAGGTTTTGGGGTTTGGCCTGTGGGCTTTGTGCTTGAAGCTGGGGGCTTGGTTTGAGCGAAAAGACCTGCTGTGGTTAGAGCACAGGCGACAGTAAAAACCAGGCTGGGATAGGCTTTCATAGGGTATCAATTTCATCTTTACGGGCACGGATTCGCCCCCGAAACTCCGTCAGGGAGAACTCATGTGTTTCAACATTTAGAGTGAGATCACGTCCATAGACTTCATCATTCTTCTCTGTCAAGAGCTTAATCTCACCGTCGCAGGTAACCACTTTCGAGCCGACTTCGTAGCGCAGGTGGCTGCTGCGGATCGTGAGCTTGCCGAGCGAGGCGGGGAGCTCGCCGCGGGTGGGCTTGTCGGGGGGGAGGACGATGACCTGGATCGAGCCAGTGGCGAGAAAGACCTTTGCCTTGGTATCAAAGGTCGCGGTGGGGGCGGAGAGGGTCGCGCGGGGCTTGCCTTTCTGCAGGAGAGTCGTCTCTAGGCCGCGCGGGAAATCGAGCTTGGTCTGGTCGGTGAAGACGGCATCAGGGGCGCTGAGCTGGGCGGCGGGCTGGTTCTGGTCGAGGAGGGTGACCTTGAGGCCCTCGGGGAAGCGCATGGTGCGCCGGTCCCGCTCCGTGTCGATAACGGTCGCGGCCAGGACCCAGGCGCGCTGCGCGTTTTCGTAGCCGGTGACCTGGACCCCGCGGAAGCGCACGGAGACATTGGCGCTGGGGGGCGGTGCGATCGCGGCCGCGAGGTTGAGGGCACCGCTCTGCTGGGCTCGGCGCAGGGCGAGGCCCGTGCCCAGGGTGAGCAGGAGGGCTACCAGGACTAGCAGGAGGCGCTGTACTCGCTCACTCATGGTTCCGAAAGAACAACTCCCGACACAAAGGCCGGGAGTCTGTCGGTGTAGTGCTCGTCGCTAGTCAAGCGGCGGCGGTGGTGGTGGGCCATCCTTGCTGAAGAGCTTGATGACACCTAGATTACGTGTCTGCCCCTCAGCGGTTGCTCCCACTGCGATACCGGGACTGACAACATTGACTGCGACACCATTGACAGTGGCGCTGTTGTAGAAGTTATTACTCGGCCCCACGACGGTTGCGTAGAGAGTCCCGCCCGTTGCAGGAGCTTTCAGGCTGAAGTTACCGTTCACATCGGAGGCAGTATTAACTCCATTGAAGGAGACAACCGCACCCGCGACGGACTGATCTCCGTTGTAGGAGTCAACCACTCGCCCCGTAAGAACCGCGAGCTTGCTTGGGTCGGGTGTTGGGCTTGCTGGTGGATCGCCACCATCACCCCCACCACAACCTACCAACGGCACTATCAGGAGCGCACTGAGCGCTAGGACAACCGCGTAGCGATGGCTCTTGCCAAAGATCATTCCCATCCTCCAGGCCGCACCGATAGGCCAGCCAAAATGACAGTAGAGAGTATAGCCGAAAGCCGGGCCTCTTTGCAACCCGCTCTACTCACTATAGATTGACCATTCCTCTGCGATGTTCCTTCATGCCCCCCAGAAAATTTATTGGGACGGGGAAGGCGTGGGGTGCAGAGGGCAAGGGAAGTGCCGTATATTGAGGGAGATGAGCTCTCTGCGACTGCCCCTCGTGGCTCCGATTGTCCAGGCTCCACTGGGAGTCTGTGATGGGCCACGGCTTGCGGCAGCGGTCTCACGTGCGGGGGGGCTGGGGACGCTTACCTTCTGTGCTCCGTCGGTCGAGGTGACCCGAGTGCGTCTCGCGCGACTGCGGACACTCACGCACCGTCCGGTTCTGCTTGCTTTTACCGCGGAGTGGGAGAAGGAGCAAGTGCTGGAGCTCTGTCTGGAGCAGGGGTTTCGCCACTTCCAGGTCTTCTGGTGGAACGGACCACGCCTGATCCGCCGGATTCACGCCGGTGGCGGTGTTGCGCTCTGGCAGGTGGGCACCGATGGCCAGGTCGAGGAGGCGCTCCACCACGGGGCCGATGGGCTGGTTCTTCAGGGAACCGAGGCCGGTGGCCAGGTTCGGAGCCCCCATACCCTTGATGATTTTATTCCCCGTGTCCGCACGAGTGTCGGCCCTGCGTTTCCGCTGGTGGCGGGAGGGGGGCTGGCGACCCGCAGTGATGTTCAGGCGGCTCTCGCACGTGGGGCCGATGCCGCACTTCTAGGGACGCGCTTCCTTCTCACCGAGGAGGCCTTGGCCCCGCGCGTCCACAAGTACCGCCTTCTTCGTGCCCAGAGCCACCAGCTCGAGCTCGACACGCGCCTTGTGGGGCAGTGGCCCTGCTCCCCGCGCCGTCGCCTACCGACCGCCACGCTCCCCGACACGCCCAGCCTCTACGCCGGCGAGGGGCTCTCGCGCATGCACGAGCTCCCCACCGCCGCCGCGGTCGTCCGTCGGCTTAGTGCGGGCCTTTAACCTCCATCCACGTCCCACCGCAGGGGCCGCCCATCGTGGACTCCGGGAAGCCGACCGGGTTACCGTCGAAGTCGAGGCAGTTGTAGTAGTGCGAGAGCTCTGCGGAGGCCTTGGGGACATAGTGGCAGATAAAGGCGCGCCGAAACCGGTCCTTGCTGGTGTTGGGGTAGGAGCCATGGATCACCGAGCCATTGAAAAAGAGCGTGTCGCCCGCCTTCATATTGATCGGAACCGCCTCCATCCCCTCGGGGATATCGACATGCTGGTCGGTGAAGAAGAGGGTCTTGTCGGCGGGGGTGGGGCAGAGCACCGGGAGCGTGTGTGAGCCGGGAACCGCGACCATCCCCCCGTTTTCCTGGTCCACATCGTCGATTGCGGTCCACGCGGCGTAGCACGTATCCGGGGCGACACGGAGGTAGTAGTTGTCTTGGTGCAGGTCCTGGCCGCGCGCTCCGGCGGGCTTGAAGTAGAACATGCTCTGCGCCGCGACCGGCTCTTCGTCCATCAGCAGGTGCAGAAACTCCTCCACCCGGCTATCCAGCATGTAGCGCATCGAGAGCGGCCCCACCAGCTTATCCGTGTGCTTGTGGGGGTGCATCATCCGGGGATAGAACGCCAGTGGGTCGCTCTCCGAGTAGCCGTCCTTACCCCCCCGCCGAATCTCCGAGAGCCCCTCCACCGGGCCGTCGGCGTTCTGCGCCATAAACGTCGTCTTGATGCTCTCCACATCGTCGGGAGAGAAGAGGCCCGGCACCACCACAAACCCATCGCGGTGAAATGCCTCCGCCCATACAGCTAGGTTTTCCATAGTGATAAGATACGGCTAGAATTTTTTAGAGAAAAGGGAGAGCATGGCTGAAAACTTAAAATATTCTGCTAGTCGCCGCGATGACTATACTCCCAGCGCGGCTCCGATTGTCACCGGCGTTTTGCAGGGCGACTCGCGCTACACGACCTGGCGTGCGCGAGGGACACAGGACTACCTCCTGATGCTCACGCTCACGGGCTGCGGCCGCGTGGGCCATGCCCGCGGCGAGGTGCGGGTCGAGCCGGGCGAGCTGGTGCTGATCCGTCCGGGCACACGCCACGACTACGGCACGGCGCGGGGGGCGTCCCACTGGGAGCTGGTCTGGGCACACTTTCAGCCGCGGCCGCACTGGCTGGAGTGGCTCACCTGGCCCGAGCCGGCTCCCGGAATCCTGCACCTTGCTCTGACCAGTGAGCAGAATGCGCTCGTGGAGAGTGCTCTGCGCCTCATGGACACCCGCGCACGGAGCGCGGCACCGCACCGCGCCGCGTGGGCGATGCACGGCCTGGAGGAGGCTCTGCTCCACTGCGCGGCGGCCCTGCCCTCGGCCCAGCGCCACGACTCCCGGGTCGCGGCCGCGATGGCCTACCTGATCGAGAACCTGGCGCAGCCCCTCACCCTCACCGAGGTTGCCGCGTCCACGGGGCTCTCGGTCTCACGGCTCTCGCACCGCTTCAAGGACGAAGTCGGGATCACGCCGGGGCAGTTTCTGGAGCGGGAGCGCCTCGCCCGCGCCGCGCAGCTGCTCCAGCTCACCACGCGCCCCATCGCCGCCATCGCCGAGGAGGTGGGCTTCGCCAGCCCGATCCACTTCTCCCTGCGCTTCAAGAAAGCCTTTGGCCACAACCCACGCGCCTTTCGCAAGCTCGTCCCCTGAGGTTAGGGTTTTCGGTAGAGAATGAGGTAGCTGGCGAAGGTGTGGTTGGCGGGGAAGCCTTTCTCGGGGGTGGGGTTGGAGTAGGGCTGGAGCTCGTAGGCGAGGCGCAGGGACTTGCCCGGAGCGACGGCGGAGGTCAGATCGACGATCCACGGCGCGACCACATCGCCGGGTGCCCAGCCGGCGCGGGAGAACTTCCAGGTGCCGCCCTGGGGGCGACAGGGATTGAGGTAGACATCCTCTTTCCAGAGCCGGTTGGTGAACGTCCGGCCATCGCAGTGGAGCTTGCGCCAGAGCGGGTGGAACTCCCCCGCATTGAGCGCATTGGGCGAGCCGCCGTGCCCCGTAACAATCGAGTAGAACGCCGCTCCCGTGGTCTCGCGGTCCAGCGGGACGGTCTGGGGAACCAGAAATCTCTCAATGGGATCGTCGGCGAGCCCGATCTTGGCCACGCCGTTCCAGAGCTTGACCACTTTATAGGGCTCACGGGCGATGGCTCCGGGATAGAAGTCAAAGTCAATCGAGACCAGCCAGCCCTCGGAGTAGGTCTCACAGGCGAGCTCCAACGTCTGCTTGCCGCGTAGCAGGGGCAGGAAGTCCGTGAGATCGACCCGCCACTGCCAGGCCTTTCGGTAGGGGGTGATCCAGCGCAGGAGCTCGTAGCGCTCCCCGGACTCGTCGGTGAGGAAGAGCTGGGCGAGGCGGTCCCACGGGTCGATCCCCTTGGGGGTGTTCTCCAGGATGAGCGTGCAGACCACCCGCCCGATCCCCGCGACCGAGTCCGGGAAGGCGACGGTGCTCTTGACTTTATGGTGCTGGGCATCGTTGAGGGCCTTGGTGAAGGCCGCGACACGCACGGGCTTGCTCCGGCGCAGGGGCGCGCCCACCCGCCGGCTCACCAGCACCGCGTTGTCGGCGCCCAGGAGTGTGGGCTGGAGCCCGATTATCTCGACATCGGGGATAAAGTAGCGCTCGTAGAGGGCGTCTGGCCCGACCGTGAGGGTGAGCTCAATCCCCCCTACCACCTCTTCGAGCACGAGCGAGAGCGGCTCGCTCAGGGGGCGAGGCGCGAGGCGGTTGGCCAGCTCACGCCCGTTGTGGTGGAGCGAGACCTCGCGCTGGGGGTGGTTCTCGATATTGCCCAGCGGCCCAAAGTAGATCTCGCGCTGGCTGGCTCCGGG
This genomic interval from Armatimonas rosea contains the following:
- a CDS encoding phytanoyl-CoA dioxygenase family protein → MENLAVWAEAFHRDGFVVVPGLFSPDDVESIKTTFMAQNADGPVEGLSEIRRGGKDGYSESDPLAFYPRMMHPHKHTDKLVGPLSMRYMLDSRVEEFLHLLMDEEPVAAQSMFYFKPAGARGQDLHQDNYYLRVAPDTCYAAWTAIDDVDQENGGMVAVPGSHTLPVLCPTPADKTLFFTDQHVDIPEGMEAVPINMKAGDTLFFNGSVIHGSYPNTSKDRFRRAFICHYVPKASAELSHYYNCLDFDGNPVGFPESTMGGPCGGTWMEVKGPH
- a CDS encoding polysaccharide deacetylase family protein; the protein is MSLPVVHPSARRAPRTLFLVWHDIVPREKLVWFDTTLAEFQAQLRALEKAKVHPIALPQVEAWLTTGQSPPPPKSVVLCFDDNTQGIFDLALPELKRRGWPFVVSAHTAFVGVRTGKMHNDWAALKELAQSSATIVSQTHSHPPDLRTFPDTKLAKEFALSKASMAKHLGTTPRYVTYPSGKWDARVAAAAQAAGYTLGLTEDFGWAERSPHRLGILRYSTHRRWAEALQALTTR
- a CDS encoding helix-turn-helix domain-containing protein, coding for MAENLKYSASRRDDYTPSAAPIVTGVLQGDSRYTTWRARGTQDYLLMLTLTGCGRVGHARGEVRVEPGELVLIRPGTRHDYGTARGASHWELVWAHFQPRPHWLEWLTWPEPAPGILHLALTSEQNALVESALRLMDTRARSAAPHRAAWAMHGLEEALLHCAAALPSAQRHDSRVAAAMAYLIENLAQPLTLTEVAASTGLSVSRLSHRFKDEVGITPGQFLERERLARAAQLLQLTTRPIAAIAEEVGFASPIHFSLRFKKAFGHNPRAFRKLVP
- a CDS encoding nitronate monooxygenase, whose translation is MSSLRLPLVAPIVQAPLGVCDGPRLAAAVSRAGGLGTLTFCAPSVEVTRVRLARLRTLTHRPVLLAFTAEWEKEQVLELCLEQGFRHFQVFWWNGPRLIRRIHAGGGVALWQVGTDGQVEEALHHGADGLVLQGTEAGGQVRSPHTLDDFIPRVRTSVGPAFPLVAGGGLATRSDVQAALARGADAALLGTRFLLTEEALAPRVHKYRLLRAQSHQLELDTRLVGQWPCSPRRRLPTATLPDTPSLYAGEGLSRMHELPTAAAVVRRLSAGL
- a CDS encoding peptide-N-glycosidase F-related protein is translated as MRLEAQWRIDSPPNSKGYALALLPKNATLPTLDDPAEPNLPGVFALGFDLFNPPPPPGASQREIYFGPLGNIENHPQREVSLHHNGRELANRLAPRPLSEPLSLVLEEVVGGIELTLTVGPDALYERYFIPDVEIIGLQPTLLGADNAVLVSRRVGAPLRRSKPVRVAAFTKALNDAQHHKVKSTVAFPDSVAGIGRVVCTLILENTPKGIDPWDRLAQLFLTDESGERYELLRWITPYRKAWQWRVDLTDFLPLLRGKQTLELACETYSEGWLVSIDFDFYPGAIAREPYKVVKLWNGVAKIGLADDPIERFLVPQTVPLDRETTGAAFYSIVTGHGGSPNALNAGEFHPLWRKLHCDGRTFTNRLWKEDVYLNPCRPQGGTWKFSRAGWAPGDVVAPWIVDLTSAVAPGKSLRLAYELQPYSNPTPEKGFPANHTFASYLILYRKP
- a CDS encoding HEAT repeat domain-containing protein, with protein sequence MNDSALRELPKPRRKEAEAVSFDPETTALLARLGSPEWQERVQVAELLGERQEPALVRHLVQQLAAPDFRVRRAAAEALGHMGAFAADELLGALTHKSDLVRQSALAGLRVAEKAAYPALFAAARGKQVTRRRAAIEALGALRVFGSVAILKECLLDPDAESRWRAAAALGELRALQAVPELLDVLLDDDDQVRWAAATALGQLGDRLAVESLLGALQDSSEGVRSAAAWALGEIGDARAIFSLTPLAQAGAPDVRRAAILALGKLNDPVGQAVVLALLHDPSTELRLVAIEALALMGGSEGLRALLNLLGESDATVRHAALEAVVGFGHTAEAPLKTYLARSTGWAATTAQEALDRLWRERRRAA